DNA from Evansella sp. LMS18:
TGTATGGTGGAGACGGTGGGAATCGAACCCACGTCCAGAGATAACGCAACTTAAGCGTCTACGAGCGTAGTCAGTTTATTAGCATTTCGCCGCCACTTCAGCCAGCTGACAGGCTTCCGTGAGGCTATCCTGATTGATCTCTTCCTCTTGTCCTCAGGCGGTGGACGCAAGGCGTATCCCACTATAAGTGAGTCCCTGATCCTTCACATGGGCGATGAAGGGAGGAACCGCTAGCAAGCTTTACGCTGCTAAAGCGAAATTGTTTTCTTCTTTGCCAACTATAGGCGATGGGCGTTTTATACGAGGACACCCAGCTCGGCCCGCAACTTAAGCACGACCTACCCCTGTCGAATCCAGAACGTCCCCATATAAATGGCATCGAATGAACGATCACCTTATGAAGCGTTACGGATAGATCATGTTAAATCACTTATATTTAATTGATGTTTCCTAACGACAATTCCTATTATAGCATATCCGCGGAAAATTTCAAGTCCCATAGAAACGTTTGTTTGCATTTCGGTGAATGCAGTGATATTTACTATTCCCGGAGATACACTATTTTAAACTATCTGCCAAGCTGCTGATCTTTAAAGGCGCGCTGGATTTCTCTTTTTGCATCCTTCTTCTTCAGATCTTCCCGCTTGTCGTATTTCTTCTTACCTTTCCCAAGGCCAATCAATGCTTTTGCAAACCCGTTCTTGATATAAATCTTTAACGGCACGAGAGTATATCCTTTTTCTCTTGTAGCACCAATAAGCTGGTTAATCTGCTTTTTATGGAGCAGCAGTTTTCTCGCCCTTTCAGGCTCATGGTTGTACCGGTTCCCCTGCTCATAAGGGCTGATATGCATATTGTGAAGCCATACTTCCCCGTTACTTACCCGGGCGAAGGAATCTTTAAGATTTCCCCTGCCGTTACGAAGGGATTTAATTTCCGTTCCAGTTAAAACCATACCTGCTTCATACGTTTCTTCAATGTGGTAGTCATGCCGCGCTTTTTTATTCTGGGCAATGAGTTTTCCTTCTGTAGCCATATCCCCTGCATCCTTTCCTCTCACTCGTCCCTATATCATACCAAAAACTGGCCGCTGCTTCAATTTAACGGGCAGATGGCAGTACCTTTAAGAAAAGAAGTAGTGTATTTTATATTGCTGTGAAATTATCACGCGTGAATGAATAGTTATCGTGCGAAAATAGATAATTATCAAGCGTGGTCGAGTGGTTATCACGCGAAAACGACTTATTATCACGCCAGCAGCAAATATACACCACTAATCAATACAATCATACATAAGCTTCACAAAACTCTGCGCATTCCATACAAGCCTGGGCACACATCTGGCAATGCTGGTGGTCATGCTTCTCACATTCCTCCTGGCATAATCTGCAGCTTTTTGCACAAAGTGATATTACTTCCTTCATGAGCGGGCTATTTGAGGATATCGCTTCTAAAGCAAGCTCACAAATGTCCGCACATTCTCTGTCCGTTCTGATGCAGTCTCTCAGATGAGAGATATCCTCCTCTTCCA
Protein-coding regions in this window:
- the smpB gene encoding SsrA-binding protein SmpB; translation: MATEGKLIAQNKKARHDYHIEETYEAGMVLTGTEIKSLRNGRGNLKDSFARVSNGEVWLHNMHISPYEQGNRYNHEPERARKLLLHKKQINQLIGATREKGYTLVPLKIYIKNGFAKALIGLGKGKKKYDKREDLKKKDAKREIQRAFKDQQLGR
- a CDS encoding four-helix bundle copper-binding protein; this translates as MTGPLEEVYEAIEDCLRACNQCYDACLEEEDISHLRDCIRTDRECADICELALEAISSNSPLMKEVISLCAKSCRLCQEECEKHDHQHCQMCAQACMECAEFCEAYV